GGTTTCGACTTTCATTGGCTACCTCAGTAAGCATCGACAGCGGATTGTCAACTACGGCTATTATCAAGCCGAAGGCATCTCCATTGGTTCTGGTGCGATTGAATCGACGGTCAAACAAATCGGGCAGCGCATCAAGATATCGGGAGCACAGTGGGAAAAGGACAACGTACCACAGGTACTCAAGCAGCGCTGTGCTTACCTGAATGGTCAATTCTCAAAATGAGTCTTACAAAACTGGGATGCACTCTCTAAGATCACCGTAAAGAACCAGAACCCTGGGTTGATTGCCTGAAATTGATATCCAGCAATGCCGAGCAGACTCAAAATGAAATTGAATCCTGACTTGATCTTAAATTGGCCTCCCAAAAAGGAGAGTACCAAGGTAAAGAATATCGCCAGAAAATAGCCCGGATACAATCTGATTAATCTTTTTTTAAGCCAGCTAAGCCAGTCAAGGTGAGACAGGGAAACTGCAGCAGGTTTTAGCAGGGAATAACCAATATTGAAACCAGCAATAATAAAAAAAATATCTACTGCAGCAAATCCTAATTTTGCTGCAATTTTGTCTGTAAGAGTTTTAATCAGCGGAGTAGCATCAGGATAGTTTTGAAAAAAGTGAAAAACCAATATTGTCAGGATAGCAATTCCTTTAGCCTGATCAATCCACTGAAACCTGGGTTTTGAATTAGGGGAGAGTTGTTCACTCATCTGCTTTCTTGGGACAAATTCTATGAATACAAAGCACTATTTACTTAGCCTCTTAACTTTAGAATTAGCCAGATTTCCAGAGCTAATTCGTCAGCCCAACTAATAGGAAAGAGGCAAAGAGATGGGAATGTCACGGGAGCATGTCACTTTTGCAGTGATGCTTTCTAGCCCTCATCCCCCAGCCCCTTCTCCCAAAAAGGGCGAAGGGGAGCCGAATCATTTCAAAGTCCCTCTCCCAAATTGGGAGAGGGATTTAGGGTGAGGGCAAAGGTGACATGTACCCAATGTCACTCCCATAATAGTTGCCCAATTCAAAATTTTAGCACTCAGATAAAATTGGTCGCTTCCGGCTCAGAAAATCCGTAATCTATCATCATTTTTCAAATACCAAACTCTTCTCTGAGGGGCTCTACTGACTTCCTCATCCACCATGAAAATCTCAAGTTATTTTCATTGGACGCCATATTTTCTCCCGTTCCTATCACATAAATTGCACCGGGAAATGGCAGGGGTTTCAGAATCACCCCGCGCTGTTTTAACTTATCTTTTACTTGGCCATGATCGATCAGAAATTTATAATATCCATAACCCCGATTCAGCTCAAGTGCAGGCACATCAATCACCTGAAGATTGAGAATATTACAGGTCCCACAGGCTTTATAGAACTCCCGCTTCCAATAGGCTTGAGCGGCAGTTTCGAGATACTTAAACCCTGTTTTAATAAACCAGCCTGCTGCATCCTGATGCTGATTCACAAAAGCTGCAATTCTACAAGAGATCAAGTCATCAGAATCAACAACCATAGCGTGGGATGCGTCAATCCCCAAATTATGAATGTGATGTAAACCTGAAAGTATTTTTTTACCCTTGTCTACTCGTTTCTGCTGCCGAATTTCCTTTGCAGTCATTGATGATGATACATCTGGCTCAAAATCCACTTCTAAATAATGGAGATTAGGATGGAAAAAATCAGTTTCTGGTTTTTCTCGATGAATGACAATAGCACGAAACTGTTCAGAGGTTTGCCTACAAACTGAGCGCATTGTTCTATCCAACAACCTGCTCGTTGCCTCCCAGTCTTTAGACATTTTCTTCCCTTTCAAGGGAATAATAAATACTATCATTGGTAACATCCTCAAGTAGGAAAAATAACCGACATTAGCATCCGATAAGAGATGCACACCATTTCATACCAACTCTTAGCACTTTCCAAATATTCGTAATCTGAGTCAATTCATTTCTTCCAGAATGATCAGAAAGGAGGTGTAATTAACTTTTAGATAGGGTGAGGACAAGTCTCTTGCTGGGGGCAAAATACCCAGTCCAGAGATATTATGCCTTTTCCAGAATTGAACCGCTATCAGCACAGGGGAGCCAGAAGAATGAACTTCCATCGGTTGAGCAGACATGGTTTCGTGGCAGGGCTGGTGACCGTGACGATCGGCCTCTCCAGCCTGGTCCCCCTGCAGGCCCAGTCCCCCGATACCCTAAAGACTTTTTACCAGCAGACGATCGATACTTTTGACAAAAATCTAACCGCAGCCCGCCAGAGCAAGCAACGCTGGCAGGAAGTGGATGTGCTGAATGGGGCCGGAATCGCTTACCGCTATTTCGGCAACTACCAGAAGTCGGTTGAGGTGCTGCAACAGGGCCTGACGATCGCCCGTGAGATTAAAGACGCAGGTCGAGAAGATCTGATCCTACGGGAACTGGCCGCCACCTACAGCAAACTGGGGGATTACCTGGGCATCAAATTCTATGAGCAGCAACTGCAATCCCTCAAGTCGAGTGGGAATTCTGCCAGCCGGGGAGCTATTTTGCGGAACCTGGGGCTGGCCTATTTGCAGAGCGGCAACTTTCTCAAGGTCATCGAGGTATACGAACAGTATGTGCCGATCGTCCGGCAGGGTCAGAACCCCCTGGAGGAAGAGATTGCCCTCAGCATCCTGGGCGCAGCCTACCGCACCCTGGGGGAAAAGGGGAAGGCAGCAGCCATCCTGGAACAGCGGTTGGCCCTGGCCCGCCAGACGAAAAACAGTCAGACCGAATTCCAGATCCTGAGTGAACTGGCGGTGATTTACCAGTACAGCAACCAGAGCCAGAAAGCCCTAGCCCTCTATCAACAGATGTTGCAAACGGCCCGGCAGTCAGGGAATAGGACCCAGGAGTCCAATATCCTGTATCAACTAGCCCTGCTCTATACCAGTTTGAACAACCTGCCCCAGGCTCAGACGGCACTGGAACAAGAGCTGGCGATCGTCCGCCAGGGAAATGACCTGTTCACCCAGGGATTGGTGCTGGAAGGGCTGAGCCAGGTTCGGGCACTGGGGGGCAATCTGGAGGCTGCGATCGATCTACAGCAACAGGCGATCGCAGCCTATCGCAGCTTCAAGCAGGACAGCAAAGAGACCAACCCTTCGGCAGCCACAGCCCTGGGCCGATTAGGGCTCTTGCAATTTCGGGCCAGGCAATTCCCAGAGGCCGAGACCACCCTGCAGGCATCCCTCCGGGAATACCAGGCGTTTCTGGCCCAGGTTCTGGGCAATGCCAATCTGTTTGCCATCAGCCGGGATGATTTGAATCTCTCCCTGCGGGAACAACTCAGCGATATCTACCGCACCTTACAGCAGATTTATCTGGCCCAAAATCGGAGTGATACGGCTCTGGAAGCGGCAGAAGAGGGAAGGGCGAGAGCTTTTATCGAACTCCTAGCAGGTGGTAAAAGCTCCCCTGAGGCGATCAAACTTGCTACCATCCAACAGGTCGCCAAAGCCCAGCAAGCAACTCTGGTGGAATACACGGTTCTCTATGACAGCAGTCCCTTTGCTCAATTTCGATCGGGAAACCAACAACCCCAGGAAACCGGGCTGCTGATCTGGGTCGTGCGACCCGACGGCACCGTTACCTTCCGGCAGGTTAATCTGAAAAGGGGGGCGAAAGTTCCGACCCTGGCCGATCAGATCATCAGCACCAGAGGCAGCATTGGTGCGGGAAACCGGGGTTTCAGCTTCAATGAAGATCCGAACCTGGTGCGGGATGCGATCGCCAGCACGGGCAACACAACCCCCAATGCAGGATTGCGCCAGTTGTATGAGCTGCTGATCCAGCCGGTCGCCGATC
This DNA window, taken from Leptolyngbya sp. 'hensonii', encodes the following:
- a CDS encoding acyltransferase family protein, translated to MSEQLSPNSKPRFQWIDQAKGIAILTILVFHFFQNYPDATPLIKTLTDKIAAKLGFAAVDIFFIIAGFNIGYSLLKPAAVSLSHLDWLSWLKKRLIRLYPGYFLAIFFTLVLSFLGGQFKIKSGFNFILSLLGIAGYQFQAINPGFWFFTVILESASQFCKTHFEN
- a CDS encoding CHAT domain-containing tetratricopeptide repeat protein, coding for MPFPELNRYQHRGARRMNFHRLSRHGFVAGLVTVTIGLSSLVPLQAQSPDTLKTFYQQTIDTFDKNLTAARQSKQRWQEVDVLNGAGIAYRYFGNYQKSVEVLQQGLTIAREIKDAGREDLILRELAATYSKLGDYLGIKFYEQQLQSLKSSGNSASRGAILRNLGLAYLQSGNFLKVIEVYEQYVPIVRQGQNPLEEEIALSILGAAYRTLGEKGKAAAILEQRLALARQTKNSQTEFQILSELAVIYQYSNQSQKALALYQQMLQTARQSGNRTQESNILYQLALLYTSLNNLPQAQTALEQELAIVRQGNDLFTQGLVLEGLSQVRALGGNLEAAIDLQQQAIAAYRSFKQDSKETNPSAATALGRLGLLQFRARQFPEAETTLQASLREYQAFLAQVLGNANLFAISRDDLNLSLREQLSDIYRTLQQIYLAQNRSDTALEAAEEGRARAFIELLAGGKSSPEAIKLATIQQVAKAQQATLVEYTVLYDSSPFAQFRSGNQQPQETGLLIWVVRPDGTVTFRQVNLKRGAKVPTLADQIISTRGSIGAGNRGFSFNEDPNLVRDAIASTGNTTPNAGLRQLYELLIQPVADQLPQDPKARVIFIPQDSLFLVPFPALQDASGRYLIEKHTILTAPAIQVLQATRKPSSSGNVLVVGNPTMPTVRFQIGTPPQQLASLPGAEREAQAIGALFNTQPLLGKQATETTVTTRMPQARIIHLATHGLLDRFIGFQSALAFAPSGQEDGLLTARELLNLKLTADLVVLSACDTGRGRISGDGVVGLSRSLLSAGAATVIVSLWKVPDTPTAFLMTEFYRNLNQGSDKAQSLRQAMLATLKQYPSPQDWAAFTLIGQAE